In Mytilus edulis chromosome 7, xbMytEdul2.2, whole genome shotgun sequence, a single genomic region encodes these proteins:
- the LOC139482896 gene encoding glycoprotein-N-acetylgalactosamine 3-beta-galactosyltransferase 1-like: MVSQNKCGNQNCHYFTNNSILPELNLKVIGLISLLCVVFCAISYTMMYTPTSQRKLRARVLVRKSKDFTANNSWIFTESNETRLIKTHRNSVDITSSTLKPEKTDGPKSVHIRILCWIMTCPNNLHLFAIHVKNTWGKRCDILLFMSSKQDADFPAIGLDTQEGRDHLTAKAMHAWRYVYEHYRDKADWFLKADDDTYVIVENLKYLLKDYITSEPIFFGQSLVEPDIKQPFNSGGPGYVLSKEALIRLGTKGNSSEACKQDGHFEDVNVSKCLLKFGVKIGNTLDKQHRTKFHHLPIDNYLFGKYPTWYYKYNTKTPRKGPDSMSEYVISFHYVKPDLMHIIDFFIYHMKIYNVRSS; encoded by the exons ATGGTATCTCAAAATAAATGTGGAAACCAGAATTGTCATTATTTTACGAACAACTCCATTCTACCTGAACTTAACTTGAAGGTCATAGGTTTGATTTCTCTTTTGTGTGTCGTTTTCTGTGCAATATCTTACACGATGATGTATACACCTACTTCCCAAAGAAAACTCAGAGCTAGAGTACTTGTCAGGAAAAGCAAAGATTTCACAGCAAACAATAGCTGGATATTCACGGAAAGTAATGAGACAAGACTCATAAAAACACATAGAAATTCAGTGGATATCACCAGTTCAACTTTAAAACCTGAAA AAACTGATGGACCTAAGAGCGTGCATATACGCATTTTGTGCTGGATAATGACCTGTCCAAATAATTTACACTTATTTGCTATCCACGTTAAAAATACTTGGGGAAAACGCTGTGACATTTTGTTATTTATGAGTTCGAAGCAGGATGCGGATTTCCCAGCGATAGGTCTTGATACACAAGAAGGACGTGATCATTTGACTGCTAAAGCCATGCACGCATGGCGGTATGTGTATGAACATTACAGAGATAAAGCCGATTGGTTCCTTAAGGCAGACGATGACACTTACGTCATTGTAGAAAATCTGAAATACTTATTGAAAGATTATATTACAAGTGAACCTATTTTCTTTGGACAAAGCTTAGTTGAACCTGATATAAAACAACCTTTCAACTCAGGAGGACCGGGCTATGTTTTGAGTAAAGAGGCATTAATAAGACTTGGAACAAAAGGAAACAGTAGTGAAGCATGTAAACAAGATGGGCACTTTGAAGATGTTAACGTTTCCAAATGCTTACTTAAATTCGGAGTTAAAATTGGAAATACATTAGATAAGCAACATCGGACGAAATTTCATCATTTGCCTATAGACAACTACCTATTTGGGAAATATCCTACGTGGTATTATAAATACAACACAAAGACGCCGCGCAAG GGCCCAGACAGTATGAGTGAATATGTTATATCGTTTCACTATGTTAAACCAGATTTGATGCATATCATAGATTTTTTCATATATCATATGAAAATATACAACGTCCGCTCGAGCTGA